In one Haloplanus salinus genomic region, the following are encoded:
- a CDS encoding phage tail protein translates to MPDRHGPLRMARFLLEIDGVAKAGFSRCRIPDSSTTVVEYREGNDPPTPRKLAGSNEYGALGLRYGVTTDAIELYEWRRLVEQGRVDEARRSIAVVLLDEEGAPAARWELRNAWPTRYAAPTLDAGRSAVAIEAVEIACEGLRRVDTGSEPDGAGRDERPETDSPTPRKPSEGLRNPIRRFRPEERPTPTRKRPDAG, encoded by the coding sequence ATGCCTGACCGACACGGCCCGCTCCGGATGGCTCGCTTCCTCCTCGAAATCGACGGGGTGGCGAAGGCGGGGTTCAGCCGGTGTCGAATCCCCGACTCCTCGACGACCGTCGTCGAGTACCGCGAGGGCAACGACCCGCCGACGCCGCGGAAACTCGCCGGCTCGAACGAGTACGGCGCGCTCGGACTGCGCTACGGCGTCACGACCGACGCCATCGAACTCTACGAGTGGCGACGGCTCGTCGAACAGGGACGGGTCGACGAGGCGCGTCGCTCCATCGCCGTCGTCCTCCTCGACGAGGAGGGGGCGCCGGCCGCACGGTGGGAACTCCGGAACGCGTGGCCGACGCGGTACGCGGCGCCGACGCTCGACGCCGGGCGCTCGGCCGTCGCCATCGAAGCGGTGGAGATCGCGTGCGAAGGACTCCGCCGCGTCGATACGGGGTCGGAACCCGACGGCGCGGGGAGGGACGAGCGCCCCGAGACCGACTCGCCGACGCCGCGGAAGCCGAGCGAGGGGCTGCGGAACCCGATCCGTCGGTTCCGCCCCGAGGAACGGCCGACCCCGACGCGGAAACGTCCCGACGCGGGATGA
- a CDS encoding carbon-nitrogen hydrolase family protein, with protein sequence MSRDRDVAESFTLGAAQIEPVYHDAEATLDKTCRWIDRAGDAGVDVLVFPETYFPGYPYWRRSTSIARWTDLMVDLAENSLHVDDDAVATIGEAVADADLHLVLGTNEVDDRPGSGTLYNSLFFFDRSGDLIRRHRKLMPTHDERAIWGRGDPEHLAVHDTDVGRLGGLVCYENHMTLSKAALCAKGEEIHAAVWPGFWEQHGHPGDKTRAASAEARDTCDIYPAVREYAFETQSFVVSCSAYMSDDVPDGFEAGEIGFGVGNGGSMLVNPAGIVKAGPAIGEETLLTAEFDRSERRATKAYFDAMGHYARWDAVNLEVSDGRLDPIHDHHGGNDRSPLSPAAAQSLAEEYGVDVETVEAVAEAIEEG encoded by the coding sequence ATGTCACGCGACCGCGACGTCGCCGAGTCGTTCACCCTCGGTGCCGCACAGATCGAACCGGTTTATCACGACGCCGAGGCGACCCTCGACAAAACCTGCCGGTGGATCGACCGCGCCGGCGACGCGGGCGTCGACGTGCTCGTCTTTCCCGAGACGTACTTCCCCGGCTACCCCTACTGGCGACGGAGCACCTCCATCGCCCGGTGGACCGACCTGATGGTCGACCTCGCCGAAAACAGCCTCCACGTCGACGACGACGCCGTCGCGACCATCGGCGAGGCCGTCGCCGACGCCGACCTGCATCTCGTCCTCGGCACCAACGAGGTGGACGACCGGCCGGGTAGCGGGACGCTCTACAACTCGCTGTTCTTTTTCGACCGCTCCGGCGACTTAATACGTCGTCACCGGAAACTCATGCCCACCCACGACGAACGGGCCATCTGGGGCCGTGGCGACCCCGAACACCTCGCCGTCCACGACACCGACGTGGGGCGTCTCGGCGGCCTCGTCTGCTACGAGAACCACATGACGCTCTCGAAGGCGGCGCTCTGTGCGAAGGGTGAGGAGATTCACGCCGCCGTCTGGCCGGGGTTCTGGGAGCAACACGGCCACCCCGGCGACAAGACCCGCGCCGCCTCGGCCGAGGCCCGCGACACCTGCGACATCTACCCCGCCGTCCGCGAGTACGCCTTCGAGACGCAGTCGTTCGTCGTCTCCTGTTCGGCCTACATGAGCGACGACGTGCCCGACGGCTTCGAGGCGGGGGAAATCGGCTTCGGCGTCGGCAACGGTGGGAGCATGCTCGTCAACCCCGCCGGTATCGTGAAAGCCGGGCCGGCGATAGGGGAGGAGACGCTCCTCACCGCCGAGTTCGACCGCTCCGAACGCCGCGCGACCAAGGCGTACTTCGACGCGATGGGCCACTACGCCCGCTGGGACGCGGTGAACTTGGAGGTGAGCGACGGCCGTCTCGACCCGATCCACGACCACCACGGCGGGAACGACCGCTCGCCCCTCTCGCCCGCCGCCGCCCAGTCGCTCGCCGAGGAGTACGGCGTGGACGTCGAGACGGTCGAAGCCGTCGCGGAGGCCATCGAGGAGGGATAG
- a CDS encoding phage tail protein — protein MSDDPYRRHRFDVDIGDDRPSLGFTEVRGLSVCVQARPAEEPGSDDAAKVDWLDWRGPFGAVPSPSRRRTASPALTLRRGITDDRRLWDWLRDWVAGRVERRDVRVFLLDAAGERARGWRCRDATPARWTGPELAADRPAAATETLELAHEGIDAITGGE, from the coding sequence ATGAGCGACGACCCCTACCGACGCCACCGCTTCGACGTCGACATCGGGGACGACCGACCGTCGCTCGGCTTCACCGAGGTGCGTGGGCTATCGGTGTGCGTGCAGGCGCGGCCGGCCGAGGAGCCCGGGAGCGACGACGCGGCGAAGGTGGACTGGCTCGACTGGCGTGGTCCGTTCGGCGCCGTCCCGTCCCCGTCCCGCCGCCGAACCGCCTCGCCCGCCCTCACGCTCCGGCGGGGGATTACCGACGACCGACGGCTCTGGGACTGGCTCCGCGACTGGGTGGCCGGCCGGGTCGAGCGACGCGACGTGCGGGTGTTCCTGCTCGACGCCGCGGGCGAGCGAGCGCGTGGCTGGCGCTGCCGCGACGCGACCCCCGCCCGGTGGACGGGACCGGAACTCGCCGCCGACCGTCCCGCGGCGGCGACGGAGACGCTCGAACTGGCCCACGAGGGCATCGACGCCATCACCGGCGGTGAGTGA
- the tpiA gene encoding triose-phosphate isomerase has product MFVLVNLKAYPCDPVAVAEAAHDVAAESGVRIAVAPQAAHLERVAETGVETWAQHVAPISYGSHTGHTLAEAAAAAGATGTLLNHSERRLTLADVDGALDAAERADLETVVCANNPDQVAAAAALGPDAVAVEPPELIGGDVSVSTADPGIVEGAVAAAGAVDPEVDVYCGAGVSTGDDLAAAADLGAAGVLLASGVAKADDPRAALDDLVSGA; this is encoded by the coding sequence ATGTTCGTTCTCGTCAACCTGAAGGCGTACCCCTGTGATCCGGTCGCCGTCGCGGAGGCGGCCCACGACGTGGCCGCGGAAAGCGGCGTCCGAATCGCCGTCGCCCCACAGGCCGCCCACCTCGAACGCGTCGCGGAGACGGGCGTCGAGACGTGGGCCCAGCACGTCGCCCCGATTTCTTACGGCAGCCACACCGGCCACACCCTCGCCGAGGCCGCCGCCGCCGCCGGCGCGACGGGGACGCTCCTCAACCACTCCGAGCGTCGCCTGACGCTCGCCGACGTCGACGGCGCCCTCGACGCCGCCGAGCGCGCCGACCTGGAGACGGTCGTCTGTGCCAACAACCCCGATCAGGTCGCGGCGGCGGCCGCGCTCGGCCCCGACGCCGTCGCGGTCGAACCGCCCGAACTCATCGGCGGCGACGTGTCGGTGAGCACCGCGGACCCCGGCATCGTCGAGGGTGCCGTCGCCGCCGCGGGCGCCGTCGACCCCGAGGTGGACGTCTACTGCGGCGCCGGCGTCTCGACCGGCGACGACTTGGCCGCGGCCGCCGACCTCGGCGCCGCCGGCGTCCTTCTCGCCAGCGGCGTCGCCAAGGCGGACGACCCGCGGGCGGCGCTCGACGACCTGGTGTCGGGGGCGTAA
- the lrpA1 gene encoding HTH-type transcriptional regulator LrpA1, whose protein sequence is MSTLDTERRILSVLEEDAQASYGEIADRAGVSKPTVRKYIQQMEEDGVIVGYTAEVDPKKLSGQSIAIVGIQVESERYVEVTRALKEMDAVETLYTSSGDHMLMAEVRATDGGALGNVINDDILDIDGVTATHPSFLQERLK, encoded by the coding sequence ATGAGTACGCTCGATACGGAACGTCGGATTCTCTCCGTCCTCGAAGAGGACGCACAGGCGTCCTACGGGGAGATCGCCGACCGGGCCGGTGTCTCGAAGCCGACGGTCAGAAAGTACATCCAACAGATGGAGGAGGACGGCGTCATCGTCGGCTACACCGCGGAGGTGGATCCGAAGAAGCTCTCGGGGCAGTCCATCGCCATCGTCGGTATCCAAGTCGAGAGCGAACGCTACGTCGAGGTGACCCGCGCGCTGAAGGAGATGGACGCCGTCGAAACGCTCTATACGTCCTCCGGCGACCACATGCTGATGGCGGAGGTCCGAGCGACCGACGGCGGCGCCCTTGGCAACGTGATCAACGACGACATCCTCGACATCGACGGCGTGACCGCCACGCATCCCTCCTTCCTGCAGGAACGCCTCAAATAG
- a CDS encoding CDP-alcohol phosphatidyltransferase family protein, producing MTLDRLRPLAELVLDPMVATADRIGLTPDGISVLAFAFAVAAAVGFYLATPVGYVLGAACVLANGWLDLLDGALARTQNADSRGGDLLDHVLDRYADIVLVVGLAAGVSRYDLGLLAVTGVLMTSYLGTQIQAVGLGREYGGLVGRADRLALIGVVAIVAAVVGGPIGPLSLSAVGYLLAFFAAIGHFTALQRFRGAWADLS from the coding sequence GTGACCCTCGACCGCCTCCGGCCGCTGGCCGAACTCGTCCTCGACCCGATGGTCGCGACGGCCGACCGGATCGGCCTCACCCCCGACGGGATCAGCGTCCTCGCCTTCGCGTTCGCCGTCGCCGCCGCCGTCGGCTTCTACCTCGCCACGCCCGTCGGCTACGTCCTCGGCGCGGCCTGCGTCCTCGCGAACGGCTGGCTGGACCTGCTCGACGGCGCCCTCGCGCGCACCCAGAACGCCGACTCCCGCGGCGGTGACCTGCTGGATCACGTGCTGGATCGCTACGCCGACATCGTCCTCGTCGTCGGCCTCGCGGCCGGCGTCTCCCGCTACGACCTTGGCCTCCTCGCGGTCACCGGCGTCCTCATGACTTCCTATCTCGGCACACAGATCCAGGCCGTCGGCCTCGGGCGGGAGTACGGTGGCCTCGTCGGCCGTGCGGACCGTCTCGCGCTCATCGGCGTCGTCGCCATCGTCGCCGCCGTCGTGGGGGGACCGATCGGCCCGCTCTCCCTCTCGGCCGTCGGCTACCTGCTCGCCTTCTTCGCCGCTATCGGACATTTCACCGCGCTCCAGCGGTTCCGTGGCGCGTGGGCCGACCTGTCGTAA
- a CDS encoding helicase HerA domain-containing protein, with the protein MTDTETETITVADVSDGPGGDADADPGTPVSLPVVELLTGRGFVTGKSGSGKSNTASVLVENLLENNFPVLVVDTDGEYYGLKEEFELLHAGADDECDIQVSPEHAEKIASLALEGNVPIILDVSGYLDDDEAKELLLSVARHLFAKEKKLKKPFLMLVEEVHEYIPEGGGLDEAGKMLIKIGKRGRKHGLGIVGISQRPADVKKDFITQCDWLVWHRLTWNNDTNVVSRIIDAEHANAVEDLGDGEAFLMTDWSESVRRVQFHRKRTFDAGATPGLDDFERPELKSISDDLVSDLREISDEQERRESELADLRREVEKKAQRIRELEAELEEARDLSRMADRFAQAMLQKAEAPYRGGEGRNLARAGTVAEDQAELREYEPDGDGTSAPTDDGDGDGDDHPDIEPNEWPTPEAVTGGDGAEDGERAGDATPAPGASNGQTEVTFGDAADEDSASSVESAAGADAEASTPAGPEPGTREGVVARLRADIDELPALSRRMLAHYRTAGPAEPVDAHVAAGGTPEEPMAYGRNRPLRTAGFVEHVEEGQYRYTLPDRVAEAFDGHLDGDALDEVVRDVERAFVDGETLAAEATDVRAADERDEVELVDDDVAGDDGFVDEDAVLVEESGGAPASADDATRRQMSSGGERGSDDPSARTDAEIL; encoded by the coding sequence ATGACGGACACGGAGACGGAAACCATCACGGTCGCGGACGTGAGCGACGGTCCCGGTGGCGACGCCGACGCCGACCCGGGGACGCCGGTCTCGCTCCCGGTCGTGGAACTGCTCACCGGCCGGGGGTTCGTCACGGGGAAGTCCGGGTCGGGGAAGTCCAACACCGCGTCGGTGCTGGTCGAGAACCTCCTCGAAAACAACTTCCCGGTCCTCGTGGTCGACACCGACGGCGAGTACTACGGCCTGAAAGAGGAGTTCGAACTGCTACACGCGGGCGCCGACGACGAGTGTGACATCCAGGTCAGCCCGGAACACGCCGAGAAAATCGCGTCGCTGGCGCTGGAGGGGAACGTCCCCATCATCCTCGACGTGTCGGGCTACCTCGACGACGACGAGGCGAAGGAACTCCTACTGTCGGTCGCCCGCCACCTGTTCGCCAAGGAGAAGAAGCTCAAGAAGCCCTTCCTGATGCTCGTCGAGGAGGTCCACGAGTATATCCCCGAGGGCGGCGGCCTCGACGAGGCGGGGAAGATGCTGATCAAGATCGGCAAGCGGGGCCGGAAACACGGCCTCGGCATCGTCGGCATCAGCCAGCGACCCGCCGACGTAAAGAAGGACTTCATCACGCAGTGTGACTGGCTAGTGTGGCACCGCCTCACGTGGAACAACGACACGAACGTCGTGAGTCGGATCATCGACGCCGAACACGCCAACGCGGTCGAGGATCTCGGCGACGGCGAGGCGTTCCTGATGACCGACTGGAGCGAGTCGGTACGCCGGGTGCAGTTCCACCGCAAGCGGACCTTCGACGCGGGGGCGACGCCCGGCCTCGACGACTTCGAGCGCCCGGAACTCAAGTCGATCAGCGACGACCTCGTCTCGGACCTCCGCGAGATCAGCGACGAACAGGAGCGCCGCGAGAGCGAACTCGCCGACCTCCGACGGGAGGTAGAGAAGAAAGCACAGCGCATCCGCGAACTCGAAGCCGAACTGGAGGAGGCCCGCGACCTCTCGCGGATGGCCGACCGGTTCGCGCAGGCGATGTTGCAGAAAGCGGAGGCGCCGTACCGCGGCGGCGAGGGCCGCAACCTCGCCCGAGCGGGGACGGTAGCCGAGGACCAGGCCGAGCTACGCGAGTACGAGCCGGACGGCGACGGGACGAGCGCGCCGACGGACGACGGCGACGGCGACGGCGACGACCACCCCGACATCGAGCCGAACGAGTGGCCGACACCCGAAGCAGTGACGGGAGGCGACGGCGCCGAGGACGGGGAGAGAGCAGGGGACGCCACCCCCGCTCCCGGCGCCTCGAACGGCCAGACGGAAGTGACGTTCGGCGACGCCGCGGACGAGGACTCGGCGTCGTCGGTCGAGTCGGCGGCAGGGGCGGACGCGGAGGCGTCCACACCCGCCGGCCCCGAACCCGGCACGCGCGAGGGGGTCGTCGCCCGGTTGCGGGCCGACATCGACGAGTTGCCGGCCCTCTCGCGGCGGATGCTCGCACACTACCGCACGGCGGGGCCGGCCGAGCCGGTCGACGCCCACGTCGCCGCGGGCGGGACGCCGGAAGAGCCGATGGCGTACGGCCGAAACCGTCCCCTTCGGACGGCCGGTTTCGTCGAACACGTCGAGGAGGGGCAGTATCGGTACACGCTGCCGGACCGGGTGGCCGAGGCGTTCGACGGCCACCTCGACGGCGACGCCCTCGACGAGGTGGTCCGGGACGTGGAACGAGCGTTCGTCGACGGGGAGACGCTGGCGGCCGAGGCGACGGACGTACGTGCGGCGGACGAGCGCGACGAGGTGGAACTCGTCGACGACGACGTGGCCGGCGACGACGGGTTCGTCGACGAGGACGCGGTACTGGTCGAGGAGAGCGGCGGCGCGCCGGCGTCGGCGGACGACGCGACGCGCCGGCAGATGTCGTCGGGGGGCGAGCGGGGGAGCGACGATCCGAGCGCGCGAACCGACGCGGAGATCCTCTAG
- the dinB gene encoding DNA polymerase IV has translation MTDEGGTLPGAGDDDPRIVCHVDMDCFYASCERLREPELRGEPVVVGMGYESGEPHGAVATASYEARAYGVESAQPVSQALERLPRKTVAREDRTLDPADAGYYRPVDLDYYREVADEIKAILHECAGRVREVSVDEAYLDVTERTAWDVVDGRPLAEGYARYVKERIAREVGVPASVGVAPTMSAAKVASDHDKPDGLVVVEPGTVRDFFDPLPVEAVHGVGPVTARELGEMGIETAGDLSAADPTAIRERFGERGRTFYDRARGNDDRAVTPTGRPKSLSRESAFTEATADAERQRETVSGLAADVAERAEGKGALYRTIGIKVVTPPYDVHTRERSLPGPVADADLVREVAGDLLAEFEGDTIRKLGVRVSNLQFGAAAQARLDGWDGDDAPAGTTPDRSPTDGQSSLADFDGWE, from the coding sequence ATGACCGACGAGGGCGGGACGCTTCCGGGCGCCGGCGACGACGACCCCCGCATCGTCTGTCACGTCGACATGGACTGTTTTTATGCTAGCTGTGAGCGGCTTCGGGAGCCCGAACTGCGGGGCGAACCGGTCGTCGTCGGGATGGGCTACGAATCCGGCGAGCCACACGGCGCCGTCGCCACCGCGAGCTACGAAGCACGCGCCTACGGGGTGGAGAGCGCCCAGCCCGTCTCACAGGCGCTCGAACGCCTTCCCCGAAAGACCGTGGCCCGCGAGGACCGCACCCTCGACCCCGCGGACGCGGGGTACTACCGACCGGTCGACCTGGACTACTACCGCGAAGTGGCGGACGAAATAAAGGCGATCCTCCACGAGTGTGCGGGCCGCGTGCGCGAGGTGAGCGTCGACGAGGCGTACCTCGACGTGACCGAACGAACGGCGTGGGACGTAGTGGACGGCCGCCCGCTCGCGGAGGGGTACGCCCGGTACGTCAAGGAGCGCATCGCCCGCGAGGTTGGCGTCCCGGCGAGCGTCGGCGTCGCGCCCACGATGAGCGCCGCGAAGGTGGCGAGCGACCACGACAAGCCGGACGGCCTCGTCGTCGTGGAACCGGGCACGGTGCGCGACTTCTTCGACCCCCTGCCGGTCGAGGCGGTCCACGGCGTCGGGCCGGTGACGGCGCGGGAACTGGGCGAGATGGGTATCGAGACGGCGGGTGACCTCTCGGCCGCGGACCCCACGGCGATCCGCGAGCGGTTCGGCGAGCGTGGGCGGACGTTCTACGACCGGGCACGCGGGAACGACGACCGGGCGGTGACGCCGACGGGTCGCCCCAAGAGCCTGTCCCGGGAGTCGGCGTTCACCGAGGCGACGGCCGACGCGGAGAGACAGCGCGAGACGGTGTCGGGGCTGGCGGCGGACGTGGCCGAACGCGCCGAGGGGAAGGGTGCGCTGTACCGCACCATCGGCATCAAGGTGGTGACGCCGCCGTACGACGTGCACACCCGCGAGCGGTCGCTTCCCGGACCAGTGGCCGACGCCGACCTGGTCCGGGAGGTGGCCGGCGACCTCCTCGCGGAGTTCGAGGGCGACACGATTCGGAAACTCGGCGTCCGGGTGTCGAACCTGCAGTTCGGAGCGGCGGCGCAGGCGCGGCTGGACGGCTGGGACGGGGACGATGCGCCGGCGGGGACGACGCCCGACCGGTCGCCGACCGACGGCCAGTCGTCGCTGGCGGACTTCGACGGGTGGGAGTAG
- a CDS encoding multiprotein bridging factor aMBF1: MPQCEMCGAESSSLTTTKVEGAELELCDSCTDFGTEVRTESSSSSSSKYSTSSSSSSSSSSSSSSSGGSSSGSTRRRDMFDDMEELAADYDDRIRSAREDRGLSQEALANELNEKASLIRKLERGDILPSDEVQTKLERKLDISLSEGAGDEDAEWSGGSSTTTTLGDVVKRKD, translated from the coding sequence ATGCCCCAGTGTGAAATGTGTGGTGCGGAGAGTTCGTCGCTCACGACGACGAAAGTCGAGGGGGCCGAACTCGAACTCTGTGACAGCTGTACCGACTTCGGCACCGAGGTCCGAACGGAGTCGAGCAGTTCGTCCTCGAGCAAGTACTCTACTTCGTCTTCGTCTTCGTCCTCCTCGTCCTCGTCCTCGTCCTCGTCCGGCGGGTCGTCCAGTGGCTCCACCCGTCGCCGCGACATGTTCGACGACATGGAGGAGCTCGCGGCCGACTACGACGACCGCATCCGCTCGGCCCGCGAGGACCGCGGCCTGAGCCAGGAGGCCCTCGCGAACGAACTCAACGAGAAGGCGAGCCTCATCCGCAAGCTCGAACGCGGGGACATCCTCCCGAGCGACGAGGTCCAGACGAAACTCGAACGGAAACTCGACATCTCGCTCTCCGAGGGCGCCGGCGACGAGGACGCCGAGTGGTCCGGCGGGTCGTCGACGACGACCACCCTCGGCGACGTGGTCAAGCGCAAGGACTGA
- the hisC gene encoding histidinol-phosphate transaminase yields the protein MQPRDLSDLSPYVPGRGAEEVARELGLDPDDLTKLSSNENPHGPSPAAVEAIRAAAPTVNVYPKASHTDLGEAVADRWGVTPERVWIAPGADGAIDYLSRACLDPGDRMLVPDPGFSYYPMSARYHHGEVTTYELSKADDFAQTPATVLDAYDGERMVYLTTPHNPTGAEFSREAIVEVTESVDEHTLVVVDEAYGAYTRAPSSVALTDEHDNLAVLRTFSKAYGLAGLRVGYTVVPEAWAAAYARVNTPFAANELACRAALAALDDDDHLERTVETARWARAHLRENLDAPTWESGGNFVLAEVGDAAAVAEATKRRGVIVRDCSSFGLPDCVRVSCGTRESTPRAVETINDVLEEVRV from the coding sequence ATGCAACCACGGGACCTTTCCGATCTCTCGCCGTACGTCCCCGGTCGCGGCGCCGAAGAGGTGGCCCGCGAACTGGGGCTGGACCCCGACGACCTCACGAAACTCTCGTCGAACGAGAACCCGCACGGGCCGAGTCCGGCGGCCGTCGAGGCCATCCGGGCGGCGGCACCGACGGTCAACGTCTACCCGAAGGCCTCACACACCGACCTCGGCGAAGCCGTCGCCGACCGCTGGGGGGTGACGCCCGAGCGGGTGTGGATCGCCCCCGGCGCCGACGGCGCCATCGACTATCTCTCGCGGGCCTGCCTCGACCCCGGCGACCGGATGCTGGTGCCCGATCCCGGCTTCTCGTACTACCCGATGAGCGCCCGGTATCACCACGGCGAGGTGACGACCTACGAACTGTCGAAGGCGGACGACTTCGCACAGACGCCCGCGACGGTCCTCGACGCCTACGACGGCGAGCGGATGGTGTATCTCACGACGCCGCACAACCCGACCGGCGCCGAGTTCTCCCGCGAGGCGATCGTCGAGGTGACCGAATCCGTCGACGAACACACCCTCGTCGTCGTCGACGAGGCGTACGGCGCGTACACTCGGGCGCCGTCGTCGGTCGCACTCACCGACGAGCACGACAATCTCGCGGTCCTGCGGACGTTCTCGAAGGCGTACGGCCTCGCGGGGCTTCGCGTCGGCTACACCGTCGTCCCGGAGGCGTGGGCGGCGGCGTACGCCCGCGTCAACACGCCCTTCGCCGCGAACGAACTGGCGTGTCGGGCCGCCCTCGCCGCTCTCGACGACGACGACCATCTCGAACGCACGGTCGAGACGGCGCGCTGGGCGCGTGCCCACCTCCGCGAGAACCTCGACGCGCCCACCTGGGAGAGCGGCGGCAACTTCGTCCTCGCGGAGGTGGGCGACGCCGCCGCCGTCGCCGAGGCCACGAAGCGCCGGGGCGTCATCGTCCGCGACTGCTCCAGTTTCGGCCTCCCCGACTGCGTCCGCGTCTCCTGTGGCACCCGCGAGAGCACGCCCCGCGCCGTCGAGACGATCAACGACGTCCTCGAGGAGGTACGGGTGTGA
- a CDS encoding adenylate kinase family protein: MSDGPRVAVTGTPGTGKTTTTTLLDGPVIHLNDLIREAGLWSERDEGRGSLVADLDAVREAVGDWSGVAESHLAHHLDADRVVVLRCRPDTLERRLRERGADEAKATENAESEALDVILSEAVERHGLDSVYEVDTTDRTPADVAADIEAVVTGDRGPSAGDVEFTDYL; the protein is encoded by the coding sequence GTGAGCGACGGCCCTCGGGTCGCCGTCACCGGCACGCCCGGCACCGGGAAGACGACGACGACGACCCTGCTCGACGGTCCGGTGATCCACCTCAACGACCTGATCCGCGAGGCGGGCCTCTGGTCCGAACGCGACGAGGGCCGTGGTTCGCTCGTGGCCGACCTCGACGCCGTCCGCGAGGCTGTCGGCGACTGGTCGGGCGTCGCCGAGTCCCACCTCGCCCACCACCTCGACGCCGACCGGGTGGTCGTCCTCCGGTGTCGCCCCGACACCCTCGAACGTCGCCTTCGGGAGCGCGGTGCCGACGAGGCCAAGGCGACCGAGAACGCCGAGAGCGAAGCGCTCGACGTGATCCTCTCCGAGGCCGTCGAGCGCCACGGCCTCGATTCGGTGTACGAAGTCGACACCACCGACCGGACGCCGGCCGACGTGGCCGCCGACATCGAGGCCGTGGTCACCGGCGACCGCGGCCCCAGCGCTGGCGACGTGGAGTTCACCGACTACCTGTGA